Genomic DNA from Acidobacteriota bacterium:
CGAAACTCTTGCCACGACGGGTTCGGGGTTACTGCAACCGGCTGTTCCAGCGGATACGTCTTGAGTTGCAATAACTCATACGCGCCTTCGTAACCGGGTTTCAGAAAGAACACGAGGCCGGTGATAGCCCAGCCAAATAATGGCAGCAACATCACCAGCCCCAGCACTCGATGCGTTTTGCGAATGGTCATGAAACACTGGAAAGATTGGACCCGACCTGGGTACGCACCGCTTCCAGCGTGCAGTCTTGGCAGTTCGTACTTCGGTTTTAATTGCGTCTTTTGCCACGTCTGCACGCTGGAAGCGGTGCGTACCCAGGGTAAAACTCAAGCCAAGCAATCCAACTTGCCCGTGCTATCACCAAGCTTATCCGCTTGCACGCCTGCTTTATCCAGCATGCTCAGCAACAGGTTGTTCAGCGGCGTTTCTTTCGGATACATCACGTGACGATTGCCTTTGACCTGACCGCCGCCGCCGCCCGCCAAGACGATGGGCAGGTCGTGGTGCGTGTGCAGATTGCCGTCGCTGATGCTGCTGCCATAGACGAGCAGCGAATTTTCGAGCAGGTTGCTGCTGCCATCGGGCGTCGCTTTCAGTTTGTCCAAGAGGTAGCCGAATAGTTTGACGTGGACTTCGTTGATCTTGGTGATCTTGGCGATCTTTTCGGCGTCGTTTTGATGATGCGTGATGTTGTGATGGCCGTCGGCAATGCCGATGTTGCGGTAGGGGCGATTGCTGCCTTCGCGCGCCATCATCAGGGTGATGACGCGGGTCAGATCGCTCTGCCAGGCGAGCACTTGCAAATCCATCACCAGCCGCACGTGGTCTTCAAATTCGTCGGGCACGGCGGTGGGTCGTTCCATCACCGGCAGCTTCATCGTGGCGTTCTGCTGTTCGGCTTTTTGAATGCGGCGCTCGATGTCGCGGATGGCGTCGGTGTATTCGCTCAGTTTGGTGCGGTCGCTCGCGCCGACTTTGCCGCTGAGCCGTTGGATGCCGCTGTTGACGTAATCGAGGATCGAGCGTTGCGATTCGAGCAGGGCCAACCGCGATGCGGCGTCGGTGCTGTCGCCTTCGCCGAACATGCGCTCGAAGATCGCGCGCGGATTGTTCTCGATGGGCAGCGGCGTCGTCGGGCTGCGCCAGGCAATGGTGTTGGTATAGGCGCAGCTATAACCGCTGTCGCAATTGCCCGCGAGTTGATTCGATTCGATGCCGAGTTCAAGCGAGCCGAATTGCGTGTACTGGCTCAGGGCCTGCGCCGCCACCTGATCGGCGGAAATGCCGGCATACAAGCTGATCTCGGATTTTTTGGGATGCGCGCCGGTCAGCCACGTCGCCCCTGCGCGCGCGTGGTCGCCCGCGCCATCGCCGAGCGCGCGGCCCTGGACTTGCGCCAAACCGCTGAAGACCAGCACGTGTTCGCGGAATTTTTCCAGCGGCTTCATCGTCGGCATGAATTTGAAATCGGCACCTTCGGTCAGCGGCGTCCACTTGTCCATGATGATGCCGTTGGGTACGTAAACGAATCCCAAGCGCACCGTTGGTTTCGCACTGGCCGACATTGCGGGCGTCATCGCGTCCAACAAGGGCAACGCCAGCGTCACACCCATCCCGCGCAGAAACGTGCGGCGCGGCAAAGCTTTTTTCGTGATGATCATGAAGTTTATTTCCTCTCTGTCCGGCTTAATTGACCAATCTGACTTGCCTCTTTTGGTTGACTCGCCAACTGGCTACGCATCTGGAACGGTTTGCTAGTAATGATCGCGCTAATCAGCGCGGGCAACCGGTAATTGTCTTTGGCCGTCTCGCGCATGATCGCGCGCACGGTCGGCGCATCGTAAGCTTCCAGGCCGCGCCCCAAACCATACGTCAGCATCTTTTCGATCACTGTCGAAACGAATTCATCGCGGTGGCTCTTCAACAAAATCTGTTTCAATTCCGCCGGGCCGTTGAAGGTCGTCCCGTCCGGCAACTTGCCCGAAGCGTCAATCGGTTGGCCGGCGTCTTTCATTCGCCATTTGCCAATGCCGTCGTAATTTTCGAGTGCGAAGCCGATGGGATCCATGCGCGCGTGACACGAAGCGCAAATCGGATCGGCACGGTGCAAATCCAACTGCTCGCGCGCATTCAACAAGCGCCCATCTTTCCCCTTCGCTTTCAAATCAGGCACGTTGGCGGGCGGCGCGGGCGGCGGTGCACCCAACAGGTTTTCCAAAATCCATTTGCCCCGCTGTACGACTGACGTGCGGTTGGGGTATGAGGTTACGGTCAAAAGACTGCCCTGCCCCAACAGGCCGCCGCGATTGGCGCGCTGTGTTTCATTCAACGCCACGCGGCGGAATTGTGGGCCATAGACACCCCGGATGCCGTAATGCTCTGCCAGCCGCTGATTCAGATAGGTGTAATCGGCATCGAGCAACTCAAATACGCTGCGGTTTTCGCGCAACACGCTTTCAAAAAACAACTCGGTCTCGCGGCGGAAGCCCTGGCGCAAACTGTCGTCAAAATTTGGATAGACTTCGGGGTCAGGCGTGATCGTGTCGAGGTTGCGCAATTGCAGCCATTGCCCGCCGAAGTTGCTGACGAACGCCTGCGAGCGGGGATCATCAAGCAACCGACGCACCTGTTGTTGCAAGACCAACGGTGTTTTCAGCTTGCCCTGCTCGGCCAGCGCCAACAGTTCGTCGTCGGGAATGCTGCTCCACAAAAAGAAGGAAAGGCGCGAGGCAAGTTCGATGTCGTTCAGCCGATAGACCGCGCCCACTGCGCCACTGCCGCGCGGATCGCTTTCGACGCGCAACAGGAAATCGGGCGCGACCAGCATAGCTTCGAGCGCACGCTGGATGCCGTCTTCAAAATCGCCGTCCTTGCGGCCACGTTCATAAAACGCCAGCAAGGGCGTCACATCGCCCTCGGTCACCGGACGCCGGAAAGCGCGGCGCGTGAGGTTTGCCAGAATCTTTTTCGCGCAGGCGGTCTCTTCGTTTGGCGAAGCAGGCTGACAAACAAAAATCTTGGCGCGGCTGGCGGTCTCGCCTCGACCGGCAACATTGTAAGGGCCATTGATGATGACCATCTCGACGGTCGTCGTTTCGGGAATGTCGAAGCGTTTGATGCGCACGCCGTCCAAGCGCAAATCCAGCGGCTGGGTCGGCACCGCGCCGCCAGTTGCGGGCGGCGGGCCACCAAAACGGCGCGGCCCCGGAATCGCCGGTTCGGCCTTGGCGCTCTCACGCGGATACGCCGCGCCGACGTTGCGCAAGCCCGCTTTCACCGTCAGGCGATGCTCAAAGTAGCGCGCCGGTTCGCCCGTCTCGCCATTCGACGGCGTTTTGACGCGGATCAGGTATTCGCCATCCAGCGGGAAGTAATGCTGAAACGCCAAGCCGCCGCGCGTGAAAAACGGCAGCTCATCGCTGACCTTTTCGTTGCGGCTGTTGCGGCGCGGATAGTAGCGCTCTTCGGTCGGCTTTAACTTACTGTCGCCGACAGCTAAACGGCTGACACGACGCGCCACCGACAGATATTTTTCGAGCAGCGCGGGCGAGAGCGTGAGCACTTCGCCAATGTTGTCAAAGCCATAGCCGGAATCATCCACAGGCAAGGCCTGACCCGGCTTGATGTCCACGGCCAGCAAATCACGAATCGCATTGCTGTATTCCGAACGATTCAAGCGATGCATTGCCGGACGTCCTGGATTCGGATTAACGCGCGCGGCCCGATCCAACGCGCCTTCCAGCCAACTGACGAACGCGGCGGATTCGTGCGCATCGGGTTTGGGTGCTTTGGCGGGCGGCATCTGGCCGGTGCGGACTTTGCGCAAAACCTTTTCCCAGACTTCGGCATTGCTGGCGACACGGTCGAAATCCAGGCCTTCCAACACGAGGCTCGCCGCCTTGCTTTTCTGATTGTGGCAGCTCACACAGTAATCTTCGACCAGCTCTTTTTGGGCCTTTTGCGCCGCCAAATCTGTCATGCCCGCCCGTTGAGCTTGCGAGACCACGTTGCCAAACAGCACCGTTAAGCCAACGCCAAACAAGATCACGATTCCCAGTTGCAAATGCTTCTTCTTCATCTTGCTCTTACGAAATTTGTACAGCGGGCTGCTAGCCTGCTGAAGTTCTGGTGCAAGGCGCAGTCACTGTCACTCCGCCACTCGCCTAAGTCACAGCAGGCTGGCAGCCTGCTGTACAACCTTAAAGGGTCCAATCCTCTTTGAAAAACCCAGCCAGCACAAGCTTGCCCGGATAACGCCAATCGGGCGGTGTCGTCGTATCCACCACCGCGAAATCCGGCAGCTTTGGGATTTGCCGCGCATTGTTCAGATAATCGAATTCGCGAAAGGTAAAACCGCTGTTCAACACAATGTACTTTTTCGGATTCAGCGGATTCGGGAAAATCAAAATTGGCGCGTGCGTACTGGCGGCGTAGCGATTACTTCCGACCACGATGCTTTCCGCCGTCCACTTGAGCGGCAGCTTATCGGCAATGCGCGCCAGAATCTTATTGCTGCCCGGATCACCCCAGAGAATCAGATTGCTGGCGGCGATGTCGGCGTCAGTGATTTCAGCATCTTTGCGGACTTGCGCATCGCCCCGAAAATGCCGCCGCCATTCGGTGATCGCGCGTTGCTGTTCGCGCTCGACCCACTTCGCCACACCGGGCGCAAGCGGCGGCGCCGTCGGCGTGACAAACACAAAGCTATCCAGAAAGGCGTCATCAACCGGCCCCTGCAAGCCGTGGACTTTGTGCAATCCTGCGACAACTGGCGCATCCGCCACCGCCCATTGATTGCCAGTCTTGCGGAAGTGCACGCGCCACGAACGGTCTGACATCAGCCCAGCAACCGTGAGCTTTTGTCCGTCAATTGTGACCACAGGTTTGCGCGTGCCATCCAGCGCGCAACCGCCCGGCCCCATTTCAAACGTGAAGGCCGCGACGTTGGCGGTCTCGACATTGATGCCGTTGTCACCAACCAGTTCGGCGTTCAAACGCGCCCGCTCCCAATGCTGGCCCAGCGCATCAATCGTCGCCCATTTCATCTGGTTGTAAGCCAGCGTCCATGTCGTAAATTGGAGCTTGCGCGGATATGGGTCACGCCCCCGTTCGGCGATGGCATCCAAGATGCGGTCAAGCTCGACTTTGGAATCGGGATGATAGCTATGCCCTGTCTTAGGCCCGACGACACGCCTCAGCCGCAAGCCTTCGGCGTCCATTGCCTTTTCCATCATATCGGCGGCCTGCTTCTGCCCGTCTATTTCGCCGTTATAGGCAACCACCGGCGTGTTGAACAGGTTCACCGCATAATCGGTCGCGTCATAAAGATGAAAGAGCTTCTGTTCCCACCAAGGCGGCGCGTCCGGGCCATCGAGTTTGAGCTTGAGAAATTGGGCCGACTCGCTAAAACCCGCGCCCGGTGCAATCGCCGCCCACAGCCCTGGATAGTGCGTCCCAAACTGCCACGTCGAAGCGCCGCCCATCGAGAACCCGCGCACGAGGATGCGGTTTTCGTCAATGCGGTATTGCTGCTTGACCTTATCGAGCGTCTCGAACAAATCCACTTCGCCCGCGAATTTGTTGGCGTTGCAAAAGCGCCCGTAAAGATGCACGACGAAGGTGTCGCGCGGCGTGAACTCGCCCATCCTTGTTTCGCGTTCGCTTAGAAAATTGACTTCGCTGAGCGTTTCGCCGCGTCCGTGAAACCAGGTATCCAGCCGCCAACGTTGCGGCGCATTTGGCGTAAACGAAGCCGGAATCACCAGGCCATAGGGTTGCACGCTTTTGTCAATTTTAGAAACATAACCACGCACGACCAAACCGGTCGCTGTTGTCCAGGGTGCTTTGCCTTCGGACAGTTGCCGGGCACGCTCTTCGCCGTGTTGCAACAGTAGTTTGGCTTTGAAGACTTCTTCCAGCTTAAAAAATTCGTTGTATTGCAGCGCGTAGCGCACCGCTTCGTGATAAATCGCGACGTCGGGCCAGAGTGGATGCTGGTTGAGCTTGTCCATTGCGACTTTTAAGCGCTTCAAGCCGTTTTCGAGTTCGGTGCGATCTGGTGCAGGCACTTCCACGCCAACGGGTGGGATGGGGCGCATCGCGGGCTGTTGTCGTGCGGCC
This window encodes:
- a CDS encoding DUF1552 domain-containing protein, whose amino-acid sequence is MIITKKALPRRTFLRGMGVTLALPLLDAMTPAMSASAKPTVRLGFVYVPNGIIMDKWTPLTEGADFKFMPTMKPLEKFREHVLVFSGLAQVQGRALGDGAGDHARAGATWLTGAHPKKSEISLYAGISADQVAAQALSQYTQFGSLELGIESNQLAGNCDSGYSCAYTNTIAWRSPTTPLPIENNPRAIFERMFGEGDSTDAASRLALLESQRSILDYVNSGIQRLSGKVGASDRTKLSEYTDAIRDIERRIQKAEQQNATMKLPVMERPTAVPDEFEDHVRLVMDLQVLAWQSDLTRVITLMMAREGSNRPYRNIGIADGHHNITHHQNDAEKIAKITKINEVHVKLFGYLLDKLKATPDGSSNLLENSLLVYGSSISDGNLHTHHDLPIVLAGGGGGQVKGNRHVMYPKETPLNNLLLSMLDKAGVQADKLGDSTGKLDCLA
- a CDS encoding DUF1592 domain-containing protein, giving the protein MKKKHLQLGIVILFGVGLTVLFGNVVSQAQRAGMTDLAAQKAQKELVEDYCVSCHNQKSKAASLVLEGLDFDRVASNAEVWEKVLRKVRTGQMPPAKAPKPDAHESAAFVSWLEGALDRAARVNPNPGRPAMHRLNRSEYSNAIRDLLAVDIKPGQALPVDDSGYGFDNIGEVLTLSPALLEKYLSVARRVSRLAVGDSKLKPTEERYYPRRNSRNEKVSDELPFFTRGGLAFQHYFPLDGEYLIRVKTPSNGETGEPARYFEHRLTVKAGLRNVGAAYPRESAKAEPAIPGPRRFGGPPPATGGAVPTQPLDLRLDGVRIKRFDIPETTTVEMVIINGPYNVAGRGETASRAKIFVCQPASPNEETACAKKILANLTRRAFRRPVTEGDVTPLLAFYERGRKDGDFEDGIQRALEAMLVAPDFLLRVESDPRGSGAVGAVYRLNDIELASRLSFFLWSSIPDDELLALAEQGKLKTPLVLQQQVRRLLDDPRSQAFVSNFGGQWLQLRNLDTITPDPEVYPNFDDSLRQGFRRETELFFESVLRENRSVFELLDADYTYLNQRLAEHYGIRGVYGPQFRRVALNETQRANRGGLLGQGSLLTVTSYPNRTSVVQRGKWILENLLGAPPPAPPANVPDLKAKGKDGRLLNAREQLDLHRADPICASCHARMDPIGFALENYDGIGKWRMKDAGQPIDASGKLPDGTTFNGPAELKQILLKSHRDEFVSTVIEKMLTYGLGRGLEAYDAPTVRAIMRETAKDNYRLPALISAIITSKPFQMRSQLASQPKEASQIGQLSRTERK
- a CDS encoding prolyl oligopeptidase family serine peptidase; this translates as MTKSLIFILAFVVTALAQQPVTPGQPGNQAARQQPAMRPIPPVGVEVPAPDRTELENGLKRLKVAMDKLNQHPLWPDVAIYHEAVRYALQYNEFFKLEEVFKAKLLLQHGEERARQLSEGKAPWTTATGLVVRGYVSKIDKSVQPYGLVIPASFTPNAPQRWRLDTWFHGRGETLSEVNFLSERETRMGEFTPRDTFVVHLYGRFCNANKFAGEVDLFETLDKVKQQYRIDENRILVRGFSMGGASTWQFGTHYPGLWAAIAPGAGFSESAQFLKLKLDGPDAPPWWEQKLFHLYDATDYAVNLFNTPVVAYNGEIDGQKQAADMMEKAMDAEGLRLRRVVGPKTGHSYHPDSKVELDRILDAIAERGRDPYPRKLQFTTWTLAYNQMKWATIDALGQHWERARLNAELVGDNGINVETANVAAFTFEMGPGGCALDGTRKPVVTIDGQKLTVAGLMSDRSWRVHFRKTGNQWAVADAPVVAGLHKVHGLQGPVDDAFLDSFVFVTPTAPPLAPGVAKWVEREQQRAITEWRRHFRGDAQVRKDAEITDADIAASNLILWGDPGSNKILARIADKLPLKWTAESIVVGSNRYAASTHAPILIFPNPLNPKKYIVLNSGFTFREFDYLNNARQIPKLPDFAVVDTTTPPDWRYPGKLVLAGFFKEDWTL